One Maribacter sp. HTCC2170 genomic window, CAGTCTGCTTCCACAATAACATCTCCTCTTGGCCCCATACCAGATTTACCGACAAAACGGGCGTGTGGCGTACGTGGCACATGAGGTTGCTGTAACGCATAATACAGGAAAAAAGGGGAGTTCTTATGGTCTTTTACATACTGTTGAGCCTCCTCCAAAAAATAATCTGCCATATCTTCGTCGACCCATTTGGCTGCTTCACCACCCTTCATGAAACCTATTCGTGGAATACCGTTCACTATACTATTATTATGCCCATGATGCCATTTCATCTTTAACATTTCAGGGTTTTTCAATCCTGTAGGCTCGCCTTCAAAATTTTTGTTATAATCGACCTCAATCGGATCACTTGGGTCTAAGTTTACTACATTCCCATTTTCTATATATACTGTTGGCACCCTATCCTGTGTGGCTGCCAAAATATTACTGTAGTCAAACCCTACTTCATTGGGACCAGGAGAGATACGCTGGTTCCAATCTACATTTCCGCTACCCAAACCTAAGTGCCATTTACCAACTATACCAGTATAATATCCCTCTTTCTTAAGCATTTTAGGAATGGTTGTCTGAGCAGTGTCAATAATTAAGGGAGCCGTTCCAGGAAGAATTTTGGCTTTTTTATTTCTCCAGGGATAAATACCTGTCAGCAATGCATACCTGCTAGGGGTACAAGTCGCAGAAGAGGCATACCCATTTGTAAAACGCAATCCCCCATTTGCCAATTTATCCAAATTTGGAGTTTTTAATTCAGTCGCGCCATAAGCCCCTAATTCCCCATATCCCAAATCATCTGCATAAATAACAATGATATTAGGCTTGTCGGTTAATGTCTCAGCAGTTTCTTTTGAAACATCTTTATTTTCCTTGCAAGAGAAAAAAATTAGTGATGTTAATACGCATAGAAAGTTGAATTGAATTGTCTTGCTCATATGTACAATATTATATTTTGCTTATTATTTGGAATTTATAAATTCAATACGCCTTTTTACCAAGTCGCCATCTTTCGCTAGCCAATCTGTTGGAAATATTGAATTTGTTATGTGAATTTCAAAATCAGGTTGCACCATTTTTAAAAGGGCAATACTATTCAATATCAAATTGGCCTCTGTCTCCGATTTGGCATTTTTCACAATCTCGAGTAGGTTGTCATTTGTAACCTTTTGATTGTTTAGAACCAAAAATTCAGCAGCCCTAATACGCACCAAGTTTTCTTCTTCACTTTCAATCATTTTTTCTGCTGTTTTATAGAAAGAAGAAGCCTGTTCACCAAAAGAACTACAAACAATTAAACTCCAATATTTCTTCCATGGATTATCAGATTCAAGAGTGACCCTTAATCTATCCTTAACATCATCAAAAGTTTTTAAACTCATGTCGGCAATTGTAATTAGCTCTGCTATCTCCGTTTTGTTCCGTTTTCCAAAATCCACAGGATTCAAAAGACCATTTTCTATAAAGTGTGGTTCAGGATAAAAACTCAAATCAGGCATTGATTTTACTTGCTTCTGCAAATCTTGCCGCAGGTCCTCCAAAATTTCTCTGTTAGCTGGATTAGCCGCTAAATTATGAATTTCATGTGGGTCTTTTTCTATGTTGTACAGGGCTTCTGCCGCTCTTGGCCTGAAAAACTGCTGTTGAGCCTCATTTAATTTACCTTCTTGAAAGAGTTCGTACCATTCTTTATAGGCCAACATTTTATACCGATAAAAATTGTAAAGACCGTCTATAATAAAAGGTTGGTAATTACGAATGTACTTGTATTTTCCTTTCCTTATCGACCTTACCAAGTCATATTTCTCATCAAACCTATCTGCATAGCCAAAAGTCGTGTCCATATCATTCAAATCCTCTTGAGTAACTCCCTTTCCCAGAAAAGGAGTTCCGTCCATTTGCTCCGGGACGGAAATTCCAGCTAAGTTTAAAATAGTGGGTGCTAAGTCAATAAACTCAACAAATGCATCAGTTCTATTCCCCATCTGCAGCGGTGATAAATGCTTCCATTTTTCAGGAATATAGACTAACATTGGTACATTTAGTCCGCTTTCATAAACGTATCCTTTACTTCTGGGAAGTACACCACCATGATCTCCATAATAAAAAATAATGGTGTTTTCCATAAGATTATCATCCTCTAGTTGTTTTATAAAATTCCCGATTTGAATATCAGCTTTTTGATGCAAATCATGATATATGGCATTGGTATAGCGGTAGATAGCCGTATTGGGATGATAAGGGAAGACGGTAACGTTCTGCACCGAGGTCTTCGTAATATTTCGTTGCATTTGGTTTTCGCTGAAATGCAATTGACCTTCATGTGTTGTGCCAAAATTTTGCACATGGAAAAATGGCTGGTCTGGTTTACGATTTTGATAAGAAGCTCCGCGTGAAGATTCGTCCCATACTTTTCCTGACTTAACAAAATTGTAGTCTTCTTTAGAATTGTTCGTGGTATAATAACCCACTTCCCTAAGATACTCGGGAAACATCCTTAACCCTTGGGGCATTGGTGACAATTTCATTTTGCGATGATATTGCGACCCAACCCTGGGGGCATAACATCCAGAGATAATTGTACTACGAGCCACAGAACAGACAGGAGCATTTGAAAATGCATTGTTAAAAACAATGCCCTTATCCGCGAGCGTTTCTATTTGTGGCATTGAGGCTCCATC contains:
- a CDS encoding sulfatase family protein, producing the protein MSKTIQFNFLCVLTSLIFFSCKENKDVSKETAETLTDKPNIIVIYADDLGYGELGAYGATELKTPNLDKLANGGLRFTNGYASSATCTPSRYALLTGIYPWRNKKAKILPGTAPLIIDTAQTTIPKMLKKEGYYTGIVGKWHLGLGSGNVDWNQRISPGPNEVGFDYSNILAATQDRVPTVYIENGNVVNLDPSDPIEVDYNKNFEGEPTGLKNPEMLKMKWHHGHNNSIVNGIPRIGFMKGGEAAKWVDEDMADYFLEEAQQYVKDHKNSPFFLYYALQQPHVPRTPHARFVGKSGMGPRGDVIVEADWMIGEFMKTLKSEGLLENTLIIFSSDNGPVVNDGYYDDSVKKLGKHKPAGVLRGGKYSLFEAGTRVPFIAYWKGKIIPGTSEAMVSQLDLFSSLAFLVNSKENTSDSENMLDVLMGKSNAGRETLILEASTRTALRKGDWVMIPPYQGQAKNKYVNIELGNDKEYQLYNLKSDIGQQNNLAVSHSEKLKEMIGVFEDIRGKNLNNTERLELK
- a CDS encoding sulfatase, with translation MRDFLNVWTNILLFILGFFCIQTIQSQGQDEKPNIVWLVTEDNSKHFLKLYDKDGASMPQIETLADKGIVFNNAFSNAPVCSVARSTIISGCYAPRVGSQYHRKMKLSPMPQGLRMFPEYLREVGYYTTNNSKEDYNFVKSGKVWDESSRGASYQNRKPDQPFFHVQNFGTTHEGQLHFSENQMQRNITKTSVQNVTVFPYHPNTAIYRYTNAIYHDLHQKADIQIGNFIKQLEDDNLMENTIIFYYGDHGGVLPRSKGYVYESGLNVPMLVYIPEKWKHLSPLQMGNRTDAFVEFIDLAPTILNLAGISVPEQMDGTPFLGKGVTQEDLNDMDTTFGYADRFDEKYDLVRSIRKGKYKYIRNYQPFIIDGLYNFYRYKMLAYKEWYELFQEGKLNEAQQQFFRPRAAEALYNIEKDPHEIHNLAANPANREILEDLRQDLQKQVKSMPDLSFYPEPHFIENGLLNPVDFGKRNKTEIAELITIADMSLKTFDDVKDRLRVTLESDNPWKKYWSLIVCSSFGEQASSFYKTAEKMIESEEENLVRIRAAEFLVLNNQKVTNDNLLEIVKNAKSETEANLILNSIALLKMVQPDFEIHITNSIFPTDWLAKDGDLVKRRIEFINSK